One segment of Deltaproteobacteria bacterium DNA contains the following:
- a CDS encoding CoA transferase, whose protein sequence is MTDFSRWANEATDPGKAADKPEALSGMRVLEYCPGHFGGMVASSVLGEFGADVIKLEPPAGDPARGYAPEGISIGETGLLFLSEARNRRFATLSLESEEGREIFRRLAKGADVIVTTEYARMCEKGIGYASLSSDNPGLIFLSLSLYGSFGPDANRKVKDSDILCQALSGAPHIVGEPEIDGTGPPEPHQAPTRLGNWHGWFVQGLWGAFGVMAALNFRAGTGKGQFVDVSGAEALMKFTDYNITWMHTAGQARQRVGNFDPAVFPYTYIRCKDGHTFMAAYNDEAFDSLMNIVGRPELAKDPRFASPSARVRMENEKALLSILEEWSENLTADEILRAVEDYTSKKSGPGAAVVTGRVNRPLETLSESNWWERGCFARVDDPVYGDLLLAAPPWKMSGTPARIKSVCRPAGSDNREIYCGLLGFSRDEVDGLSGRGII, encoded by the coding sequence ATGACGGATTTCAGCCGGTGGGCCAATGAAGCCACGGATCCCGGGAAGGCCGCGGATAAACCCGAAGCGCTATCCGGCATGCGCGTTCTCGAATATTGCCCCGGCCATTTCGGCGGCATGGTTGCATCGTCCGTTCTTGGCGAGTTCGGCGCCGACGTGATCAAGCTCGAGCCGCCGGCAGGAGACCCGGCAAGGGGATATGCTCCTGAGGGGATCTCGATCGGGGAAACGGGCCTGCTGTTTCTGTCCGAAGCCCGCAACCGGCGATTCGCGACGCTGTCCCTCGAAAGCGAAGAGGGGCGGGAGATCTTCAGGCGTCTCGCGAAGGGCGCAGACGTGATCGTGACTACGGAATACGCCCGCATGTGCGAAAAGGGAATCGGTTATGCCTCTCTCTCTTCGGATAATCCGGGCCTGATCTTCCTCTCCCTTTCGCTTTACGGCTCGTTCGGGCCCGATGCGAATCGCAAAGTGAAGGATTCCGACATCCTGTGCCAGGCGCTCTCAGGGGCGCCGCACATCGTGGGCGAGCCGGAAATCGACGGAACCGGACCGCCCGAGCCTCACCAGGCGCCGACGAGGCTCGGCAACTGGCACGGCTGGTTCGTCCAGGGGCTGTGGGGCGCTTTCGGGGTAATGGCCGCGCTGAATTTCCGTGCGGGGACGGGAAAAGGGCAGTTCGTGGACGTTTCGGGCGCGGAAGCGTTGATGAAGTTCACCGACTACAACATCACGTGGATGCACACCGCGGGGCAGGCGCGCCAAAGGGTCGGCAATTTCGATCCGGCGGTGTTCCCCTACACCTATATCCGTTGCAAGGACGGCCACACGTTCATGGCGGCGTACAACGACGAGGCTTTCGACTCTCTCATGAATATCGTGGGACGGCCGGAACTGGCGAAGGATCCCCGGTTCGCATCACCTTCCGCCAGGGTGCGGATGGAGAACGAGAAGGCGCTCCTTTCCATCCTGGAAGAGTGGTCGGAAAACCTGACCGCCGACGAGATCCTGCGGGCGGTGGAAGATTACACCTCGAAAAAGAGCGGCCCGGGAGCGGCGGTCGTGACCGGGCGCGTAAACAGGCCGCTGGAAACACTTTCGGAGTCGAACTGGTGGGAGAGAGGGTGCTTCGCCCGGGTCGACGATCCCGTATACGGGGACCTGCTCCTTGCCGCACCCCCGTGGAAGATGAGCGGGACCCCAGCCCGGATCAAATCCGTCTGCCGCCCCGCCGGATCGGACAACAGGGAGATCTATTGCGGGCTCCTCGGTTTTTCCCGGGACGAGGTCGACGGGCTCTCCGGGCGGGGAATCATCTGA
- a CDS encoding cation:proton antiporter, whose product MDFPAILRDLAVVMAIATAVALLFSKLRLSVIPAFLVAGVILGPTGAGLVSERGMVDALAEIGVALFLFTVGLDISVSTLGKMRRQVLWAGGAQVFATILLSLVIMMIFGSRAPEAMFVGFVVSLSSTAIVLKVYADRMETDTTQGRLSFGILLFQDMAAIPMMLLIPTLHQWETASASEVFVTLVKAAAGVTGLLLLARFLIPRLLKEIIRMNSREILAMTVLLVVLGTAYLAHRFGLSLGMGAFLAGMVISESDYVHEIAAQILPFRDVFNGIFFISVGMLLHLPFLFDNLLIVAAMVVCVAAVKAASAGWTVHALGYPWRVAVITGIGLLQIGELSFLLLSQGYRERLVDATQYQYLLSVTILTMMATPFLMNAAPAISKWWGKTVMRGKEFQETDEEAAIRKNGLENHVIIAGYGMNGRNLARVLKATRLPYAVVDLNDAQVREGRERGEPMFYGDVHRPEILDRLGIAKARILVLAISDPMATRRAVAIAKRSNPGIFILVRTRLVADVDDLIALGANAVIPEEFETSVEIFARVLAEYHVPDHVIRQQEGLIRSGTYKILRERGPASSSSVLAEFEEFLRRKVIEIYFISQGSGWEGSKVEDVPVGKDSGIVLLAILRGERALIQPSPSERLAAGDKLVLFGGHAPLAAALSAFARPPS is encoded by the coding sequence TTGGATTTTCCCGCCATCCTGCGAGACCTTGCCGTCGTCATGGCGATCGCCACGGCTGTCGCGCTTCTGTTCAGCAAGCTTCGACTTTCCGTAATCCCGGCCTTCCTCGTGGCCGGCGTGATCCTTGGGCCGACCGGCGCGGGGCTGGTTTCCGAAAGAGGCATGGTTGACGCCCTGGCGGAGATCGGCGTGGCGCTTTTCCTTTTCACGGTGGGCCTCGACATATCAGTTTCCACTTTGGGAAAGATGAGGCGGCAGGTGCTGTGGGCGGGAGGAGCGCAGGTTTTCGCCACCATACTTCTGTCGCTGGTCATCATGATGATTTTCGGATCGCGTGCTCCGGAAGCGATGTTCGTGGGATTCGTCGTTTCCCTGTCCAGCACGGCAATCGTCCTGAAGGTGTACGCCGACCGTATGGAAACCGACACCACCCAGGGGAGGCTCTCCTTCGGTATCCTCCTCTTCCAGGACATGGCGGCGATTCCTATGATGCTGCTCATCCCCACGCTCCACCAGTGGGAAACGGCTTCGGCTTCGGAGGTTTTTGTCACATTGGTGAAGGCGGCCGCCGGCGTGACCGGGCTCCTCCTGCTGGCGCGGTTCCTTATTCCCCGGTTATTAAAGGAGATCATCCGGATGAACAGCCGGGAGATCCTGGCGATGACGGTCCTCCTCGTGGTCCTCGGGACGGCCTATCTCGCCCACCGGTTCGGACTCTCCCTCGGGATGGGTGCATTTCTCGCAGGGATGGTGATTTCGGAATCGGACTACGTCCACGAGATCGCGGCGCAGATCCTGCCGTTCCGGGACGTCTTCAACGGAATTTTCTTCATTTCGGTCGGTATGCTCCTGCACCTTCCCTTCCTCTTCGACAACCTCCTGATCGTCGCCGCCATGGTTGTTTGCGTCGCGGCCGTAAAGGCCGCCTCCGCCGGGTGGACGGTCCATGCGCTCGGATACCCGTGGCGGGTGGCGGTGATCACGGGCATCGGGTTGTTGCAGATCGGGGAACTCTCCTTCCTTCTGCTTTCCCAGGGGTACCGTGAACGGCTCGTGGATGCGACTCAATACCAGTACCTGCTGTCAGTCACCATCCTGACGATGATGGCGACGCCATTCCTGATGAACGCGGCTCCGGCGATATCGAAGTGGTGGGGAAAAACGGTGATGCGCGGGAAAGAGTTCCAGGAAACGGACGAAGAAGCGGCCATCCGGAAAAACGGCCTTGAAAACCACGTTATCATAGCAGGCTACGGGATGAACGGAAGGAACCTGGCGCGTGTACTCAAGGCCACGCGGCTTCCGTACGCGGTCGTCGACCTTAACGACGCGCAGGTCCGCGAAGGGAGGGAGCGGGGAGAGCCGATGTTCTACGGCGACGTACACCGGCCGGAGATCCTGGACCGGCTCGGGATCGCCAAGGCGAGGATCCTGGTGCTGGCCATTTCCGATCCGATGGCGACCCGCAGGGCGGTAGCCATCGCGAAAAGAAGCAACCCGGGGATATTCATACTCGTGCGAACGAGACTGGTGGCCGACGTCGACGATCTGATCGCCCTTGGCGCCAACGCCGTGATCCCCGAAGAGTTCGAAACCTCGGTTGAGATCTTCGCGCGGGTCCTCGCCGAATACCACGTGCCCGACCACGTGATCCGGCAGCAGGAGGGGCTGATACGCAGCGGCACCTACAAGATTCTCCGCGAGCGGGGCCCTGCCAGCAGCAGCTCCGTCCTTGCGGAATTCGAGGAGTTCCTCAGGCGGAAAGTCATCGAGATCTACTTCATCTCGCAAGGGTCCGGCTGGGAAGGGAGCAAGGTGGAGGACGTCCCCGTGGGTAAGGATTCGGGGATCGTTCTTCTGGCGATCCTGCGGGGAGAGCGGGCTCTCATCCAGCCGTCCCCTTCGGAGCGTCTTGCGGCAGGTGACAAGCTTGTCCTCTTCGGCGGGCACGCTCCGCTGGCCGCCGCGCTCTCGGCCTTTGCGCGCCCTCCAAGCTGA
- a CDS encoding penicillin acylase family protein, giving the protein MNRVTALSLAAAVFLCSCSSFFQGSVPQRDGALAVPGLSAPVEIVRDRYGIPHITARNDRDLYFAQGFVHAQDRLFQMDTERRLARGELAEIFGEKALPADRLFRHLGFGARASALFASWPAKTQEIVRAYCEGVNASMAAVRAWPVEFRILGTAPRRFSPEDVAAGILLKSFGLAQWAEEASLYKMSLRLPPAKFEELLPRVPGDSPVMETSFGPAAAMRPEPPEILPEGLASLRETLGEIPRCGGSNAWAVSGRKSATGSPILAGDPHLMLPCPSLWYEVHLAAPGVDVYGVSFPGAPGVVIGHNPKIAWGFTNAMLDDADFFVEKVDGESVMYRKKWVAIARRVEKIRIKDGKEEIVTVRETPHGPILSPILPGISAALSFRWIGYDGGDLVGSLYALNRARNREEFLAAVSGFPHPAQNIVYADTAGNIGAVTAGRIPVRKGGSRLLPVPGDSGEWDWKGYVPFSENPKTWNPPEGFVAAANFPPAGKKYRHYLSRLYEPPDRGKRIEGLLRSKEKFTPEAFERMQSDVLLPEAADVVALAIQVAKKREAESPAFREAAMILSEWDLAAGTDSRGALLYEVFYEKLVESVFRGGLGADLYEDFSRSSRLAWNAMDRVIERGDSAFLENTAASRKDSLEDAVARALLSAMNFLKEKLGGARSTWMWGRLHRVTFEHPFGKSKYLERWFNIGPLPVPGDGRTVFKQEFRRGTDFSVVVGPSMRQVVPLGFRASARSVVTTGASGHFFERHYRDQNPLWLAGKTHPAWTDRGEIDANAEARLMLTPK; this is encoded by the coding sequence ATGAATCGCGTTACGGCGCTGTCGCTTGCCGCCGCGGTTTTCCTTTGCTCATGTTCCTCCTTCTTCCAGGGCAGCGTCCCGCAGCGTGACGGCGCCCTGGCCGTTCCGGGGCTCTCCGCTCCCGTGGAAATCGTCCGGGACAGGTACGGCATCCCCCATATCACGGCGCGGAACGACCGCGACCTCTACTTCGCGCAGGGGTTCGTCCACGCGCAGGACCGGCTCTTCCAGATGGATACGGAGCGGCGGCTTGCGCGCGGGGAGCTGGCCGAAATATTCGGAGAAAAGGCCCTGCCCGCCGACCGGCTCTTCCGGCACCTCGGGTTCGGCGCGAGGGCTTCCGCCCTTTTCGCCTCCTGGCCGGCGAAGACGCAGGAGATCGTCCGTGCGTACTGCGAGGGGGTCAACGCTTCCATGGCCGCCGTCCGCGCCTGGCCCGTGGAGTTCCGCATCCTCGGAACCGCCCCCCGGCGGTTCTCTCCCGAAGACGTGGCTGCCGGAATCCTTCTCAAGTCGTTCGGGCTTGCGCAGTGGGCCGAAGAGGCATCCTTGTACAAAATGTCCCTCCGGCTTCCCCCGGCGAAGTTCGAGGAACTCCTTCCCCGGGTACCCGGCGACTCCCCGGTGATGGAGACTTCATTCGGACCTGCGGCCGCCATGCGGCCGGAGCCGCCGGAGATTCTCCCGGAGGGGCTGGCCTCCCTCCGCGAGACGCTTGGGGAGATTCCCCGCTGCGGCGGGTCGAACGCCTGGGCCGTCTCGGGGAGAAAGAGCGCCACCGGCAGCCCGATCCTCGCCGGCGATCCCCACTTGATGCTCCCCTGCCCTTCCCTCTGGTACGAGGTGCATCTCGCGGCTCCGGGCGTGGACGTCTACGGAGTGTCGTTCCCCGGCGCCCCCGGCGTGGTGATCGGGCACAATCCGAAGATCGCCTGGGGCTTCACCAACGCGATGCTGGACGACGCCGATTTCTTCGTGGAGAAGGTGGACGGAGAAAGCGTGATGTACCGGAAGAAGTGGGTGGCCATTGCGCGCCGCGTGGAGAAGATACGGATAAAGGACGGGAAGGAGGAGATCGTCACCGTGCGGGAGACTCCGCACGGGCCGATCCTTTCCCCGATATTGCCGGGGATCTCGGCCGCACTTTCGTTCCGTTGGATCGGGTACGACGGCGGGGACCTGGTCGGTTCACTGTACGCTTTGAACCGTGCCCGGAACCGGGAAGAATTCCTCGCTGCGGTGTCCGGTTTTCCCCATCCGGCGCAGAACATCGTGTACGCCGATACCGCGGGCAACATCGGCGCGGTGACGGCCGGGAGAATCCCCGTCAGAAAGGGCGGGAGCCGCCTGCTTCCGGTGCCCGGCGACTCGGGCGAATGGGACTGGAAAGGGTACGTGCCGTTTTCGGAAAATCCGAAGACCTGGAACCCTCCTGAAGGGTTCGTCGCCGCGGCCAACTTCCCCCCCGCGGGGAAAAAGTACCGGCATTACCTCTCCCGCCTCTACGAGCCTCCCGACCGCGGAAAGCGGATCGAGGGATTGCTTCGGTCGAAGGAGAAGTTCACGCCGGAGGCGTTCGAACGTATGCAGAGCGACGTCCTCCTGCCGGAGGCGGCGGACGTGGTGGCGCTGGCGATCCAGGTCGCCAAAAAACGTGAGGCCGAGTCTCCCGCCTTCCGCGAAGCAGCGATGATCCTCTCCGAATGGGACCTCGCGGCCGGCACCGACAGCAGGGGCGCGCTGCTTTATGAAGTATTCTACGAGAAGCTCGTCGAAAGCGTATTCCGGGGAGGACTGGGGGCGGATCTTTACGAGGACTTTTCCCGTTCCTCGCGCCTGGCATGGAACGCGATGGACCGGGTGATCGAGCGGGGAGATTCCGCTTTTCTCGAAAATACGGCCGCTTCAAGGAAGGATTCCCTCGAAGACGCAGTGGCGCGAGCCCTTCTGTCGGCGATGAATTTCCTTAAAGAGAAGCTCGGCGGCGCCCGGTCTACGTGGATGTGGGGCCGCCTGCACCGGGTCACCTTCGAACACCCGTTCGGAAAATCGAAGTATCTCGAACGCTGGTTCAATATCGGTCCGCTGCCTGTTCCGGGCGACGGAAGGACCGTCTTCAAGCAGGAATTCCGCCGGGGGACGGATTTCTCGGTAGTGGTCGGTCCCTCCATGCGACAGGTGGTACCGCTCGGTTTCCGGGCGTCGGCCCGGTCGGTAGTCACCACCGGCGCCTCGGGCCATTTCTTCGAGCGCCACTACAGGGACCAGAATCCCCTGTGGCTGGCGGGAAAGACCCACCCGGCCTGGACGGACAGGGGGGAGATCGACGCGAATGCCGAGGCGCGCCTCATGCTCACGCCGAAGTAA
- a CDS encoding HD domain-containing protein — translation MIDKEYLFQVILNLGQCLQAARIYPDHHNRFQAPLSRLHARILRTTAALGTLHIGVLGDQFIIGNTPYLDMDKMFPRKLLRELRDRGIEKISIRDGLTYGELKQFILFLADAAEQPGDRKWECISYGTIQTFEDAAGMSGLAYTLPRNHILYGATNVLKDVLSSLTKGKGSASLKDGREIVANVMKGLHQDDFLISRLLRLQSHDDYTVTHSLNVCAMVLAQAMRIGVPDGTIHELGLAAMLHDVGKEMIPLEILQKPGKISPEEFQRIAEHPVTGAALLRKIDCGSELPMIVCFEHHVKYNFTGYPKISYGGPLNIASYMTQIADVYDALRTNRPYRRSLDVETAMEIMRDGRGKEFEPALFDNFIESLVLAESSEDPTEGLTRTADESAVPSSSPAPVN, via the coding sequence ATGATCGATAAGGAATACCTCTTCCAGGTGATCCTGAACCTGGGGCAGTGTCTCCAGGCCGCGCGCATCTATCCCGATCACCATAACCGGTTCCAGGCCCCGTTGTCCCGGCTGCACGCACGGATCCTGCGGACGACGGCCGCGCTCGGGACGTTGCATATCGGCGTACTGGGCGACCAATTCATCATCGGTAATACCCCCTACCTCGACATGGACAAGATGTTCCCGCGAAAACTGCTTCGCGAGCTTCGCGACAGGGGAATCGAGAAGATATCCATCCGGGACGGCCTGACCTACGGAGAACTCAAGCAGTTCATCCTGTTTCTCGCCGACGCCGCCGAACAACCCGGGGACCGCAAGTGGGAATGCATCTCCTACGGTACCATACAGACATTCGAAGATGCGGCGGGTATGTCGGGGCTCGCTTACACGTTGCCGCGTAACCATATCCTCTACGGCGCGACGAATGTCCTGAAAGACGTCCTGTCCTCCCTCACCAAGGGAAAGGGAAGCGCTTCACTCAAGGACGGAAGGGAGATCGTGGCGAATGTGATGAAGGGGCTTCACCAGGACGATTTCCTCATCTCGCGGCTATTGCGCCTTCAATCCCACGACGATTACACCGTGACGCATTCGCTCAACGTATGCGCGATGGTCCTGGCCCAGGCGATGCGCATCGGAGTCCCCGACGGCACGATACACGAGTTGGGGCTCGCGGCCATGCTGCACGACGTGGGGAAGGAGATGATCCCGCTGGAAATCCTTCAGAAACCCGGCAAGATCAGCCCCGAGGAATTCCAGCGGATCGCCGAGCACCCCGTCACCGGCGCCGCTCTGCTGAGGAAGATCGACTGCGGATCGGAACTGCCGATGATCGTCTGTTTCGAGCACCACGTAAAGTATAATTTCACCGGGTATCCGAAAATATCCTACGGAGGTCCCCTGAACATCGCCTCCTACATGACCCAGATTGCGGACGTCTACGACGCGCTGCGCACGAACCGGCCGTATCGGCGGAGCCTGGACGTAGAAACGGCCATGGAGATCATGAGGGACGGGAGAGGGAAGGAGTTCGAGCCGGCCCTGTTCGACAATTTCATTGAATCCCTCGTGCTGGCGGAAAGTTCCGAAGACCCGACCGAAGGCCTGACCCGAACCGCGGATGAAAGCGCTGTCCCGTCATCGTCTCCCGCACCGGTGAATTGA
- a CDS encoding HEAT repeat domain-containing protein: protein MSGNAGAMPAGGCISPAIENLLLSAARTKYWAVLYGTGHPTTADRITEFHTALSSWLAEAEGNRLLLGVVREKFLYLNEFYGKGNKLVRSLTEHLYLLGVATISFGPQVPVSELIIFFEFLHRNSGEKPGEPFEKHLQRSGVNGISINPYNYKELLSRQTVACDGAKVKDPGREDFLLKSLLTSNFADDEDAERKVIEEIVNFPELISLIIERADSSERAGNSRPGRPAANTAQGISAEVLRRLFTRLGGVLRDLPEDRRKEIVTFLEAGIESAGDARKIAEDPLGLFIARSLTDDCTGEEFLDLMGTVLSLEQKSTGRFRKIFETLAVKRDASDSLMPALSGRLKESIKSRDYYSLKTWETVEQLLLSRSDDKYVAKDHARFLERISSDDFKNGARTPLFSPDSLLLATLSPEERYRKTVLILLDILKTAEEEEVYTDLLREFRMIVPNLLSRNEIHLLRDVLFGLDDISRQVDAGRNRAIQEIIQKTDFGHLIDFQLSGPHTPDPSGAIFSILSRFGWMTTLPVLDRLLGEPSQSRRRMLLKIAVAIGPAAMPFLRDRLSHSKWFFVRNICYIMGEMRDRQAVPGLLGATRHADRRVRREAIVALGKLNVPEAVPQIGKILLDGNLFSSSEDDTVRIAAANALFMIGGTEALSYIHRGSRSMRTAVRDYCRQLKSSQGATG from the coding sequence GTGTCCGGAAATGCGGGTGCCATGCCGGCGGGGGGATGCATAAGTCCGGCAATCGAAAATCTGCTGCTGTCGGCGGCAAGAACCAAGTACTGGGCCGTTCTGTACGGCACCGGGCATCCCACAACGGCGGACCGGATCACGGAGTTTCATACCGCCCTGTCATCCTGGCTGGCGGAGGCGGAGGGCAACCGGCTGCTCCTGGGGGTAGTCCGGGAGAAATTCCTTTATCTGAACGAGTTTTACGGAAAAGGGAACAAACTGGTCCGCAGCCTGACCGAGCATCTTTACCTGCTCGGCGTCGCGACCATCTCTTTCGGACCGCAGGTTCCTGTTTCCGAGCTCATCATCTTCTTCGAATTCCTCCACCGGAACAGCGGGGAGAAACCGGGCGAACCGTTCGAGAAACATCTCCAACGGTCCGGCGTGAACGGAATTTCCATCAACCCATACAATTACAAGGAGTTGCTTTCCCGGCAAACCGTCGCATGCGACGGTGCCAAGGTAAAGGATCCCGGGCGGGAAGACTTCCTTTTGAAATCTCTTCTTACGTCGAATTTCGCCGACGACGAGGATGCGGAACGGAAAGTCATCGAGGAAATCGTCAACTTCCCCGAGTTGATATCGCTCATCATCGAGCGTGCCGATTCGTCCGAACGCGCCGGGAACTCCCGGCCGGGTCGCCCTGCGGCGAACACGGCCCAAGGGATCTCCGCCGAAGTGCTTCGACGCCTGTTCACCCGCCTTGGCGGCGTCCTGCGCGATCTTCCGGAGGACCGAAGAAAAGAGATCGTCACGTTCCTGGAAGCCGGGATCGAATCCGCCGGGGACGCGAGGAAAATAGCCGAAGACCCGCTCGGCCTTTTCATCGCCCGATCGCTGACCGACGACTGCACCGGCGAGGAATTCCTGGATCTTATGGGAACAGTCCTCTCGCTGGAGCAAAAAAGCACGGGGCGCTTCCGGAAGATTTTCGAGACACTGGCGGTAAAACGTGACGCGTCCGATTCGCTGATGCCCGCACTGTCAGGCAGGCTCAAGGAGAGCATAAAATCGCGGGACTACTATTCGCTCAAGACGTGGGAAACCGTCGAGCAATTGCTGCTCTCCCGGTCCGACGACAAGTACGTCGCGAAGGACCATGCGCGTTTCCTCGAGCGCATTTCGTCGGACGATTTCAAAAACGGCGCGAGGACGCCGCTGTTTTCCCCCGACTCCCTACTCCTTGCCACCCTCTCGCCCGAAGAGCGATACCGGAAAACCGTCCTCATCCTGCTGGACATCCTGAAGACGGCGGAAGAGGAAGAAGTGTATACCGACCTTCTCCGCGAGTTCCGGATGATCGTTCCGAATCTCCTCTCGCGCAACGAAATCCATCTGCTGCGGGACGTTCTCTTCGGCCTGGATGACATATCCAGACAGGTCGACGCGGGAAGGAACAGGGCGATCCAGGAAATCATCCAGAAAACGGACTTCGGACACCTCATCGACTTTCAGCTCTCCGGCCCCCATACGCCGGACCCGTCCGGCGCCATCTTCTCCATACTTTCCAGGTTCGGGTGGATGACGACGCTTCCGGTGCTCGACCGCCTCCTTGGCGAACCCAGCCAATCGCGGCGCCGCATGCTGCTCAAGATCGCCGTTGCGATCGGACCGGCGGCGATGCCGTTTTTACGGGACAGGCTGTCCCATTCCAAGTGGTTCTTCGTCCGCAACATCTGCTACATCATGGGGGAGATGCGCGACCGCCAGGCCGTGCCGGGTTTGCTGGGGGCCACCAGGCATGCGGACCGCCGGGTGCGGCGCGAGGCGATCGTCGCGCTCGGAAAACTGAACGTCCCCGAAGCGGTGCCGCAGATCGGGAAGATTCTTCTCGACGGAAACCTTTTTTCGTCCTCGGAGGACGATACCGTCCGGATCGCGGCCGCCAACGCCCTTTTCATGATCGGCGGAACGGAGGCGCTGTCCTACATACACCGCGGGAGCCGTTCGATGCGGACCGCCGTGCGCGATTACTGCAGGCAGCTCAAGTCCAGCCAGGGAGCCACCGGATGA
- a CDS encoding hemerythrin domain-containing protein, whose amino-acid sequence MGTSLQTPIKELIGRYPKVGNILDEYGIGCVPCSVGTCALGDILEIHNLSPENEEILMIRIAAVVSPGKPIERPARKRGSDARQGKIAYSPPMKLLVDEHVLIKKFIGLVPALVEATDIASESGRERIIACVDFIRSYADRFHHAKEEDILFARFDQGLDILKVMHEDHRRGRACVREVFEALERGDGEKVADGFHRYSEVLTEHIKKEDGILYPWMDRILSTREVGELYSRFREVDANFEESGKRYESFVIDLENTLGARSAEVAR is encoded by the coding sequence ATGGGAACCAGCCTGCAAACGCCGATCAAGGAATTGATCGGAAGATATCCGAAGGTGGGAAATATCCTGGACGAGTACGGCATAGGATGCGTCCCCTGCAGCGTGGGGACATGTGCACTGGGCGACATCCTTGAGATACACAACCTGTCCCCCGAGAACGAGGAAATCCTGATGATAAGGATTGCGGCCGTCGTTTCGCCCGGGAAGCCGATCGAACGTCCGGCGAGAAAGCGCGGATCCGATGCGCGGCAAGGGAAAATCGCATATTCCCCGCCGATGAAACTCCTGGTGGACGAGCACGTGCTGATCAAGAAATTCATCGGCCTTGTACCGGCGCTGGTCGAAGCGACGGACATCGCATCGGAAAGCGGACGGGAGCGGATAATCGCATGCGTCGACTTCATCCGTTCCTACGCGGACAGGTTCCACCATGCCAAGGAGGAGGACATCCTCTTCGCACGTTTCGACCAGGGGCTGGACATACTCAAGGTCATGCACGAGGACCACAGGAGAGGCAGGGCCTGCGTCCGCGAGGTATTCGAAGCGTTGGAACGCGGGGATGGCGAAAAGGTCGCCGATGGATTTCATCGCTATTCGGAGGTGCTGACCGAGCACATCAAGAAGGAAGACGGGATCCTGTACCCGTGGATGGATCGCATCCTTTCCACGCGGGAGGTGGGGGAGTTGTACTCCAGGTTCCGCGAGGTGGACGCGAATTTCGAGGAAAGCGGGAAACGATACGAGTCGTTCGTCATCGATCTGGAAAACACATTGGGCGCAAGAAGCGCGGAGGTGGCAAGATGA
- a CDS encoding 4Fe-4S ferredoxin — MSGFQGCPGSRTFEFGKDDQQESAPAGRVASQLRQWPIQLHLVSPAAPYFQGADVLLAADCVPFAMGNFHADYLKGKSLAIACPKLDSDQEMYIEKIKALCEEAKINTLTVIVMQVPCCRGLLGITLAAVRKSERKVPVRLVVVSLQGDVLQEDWAEA; from the coding sequence ATGAGCGGATTTCAAGGATGTCCCGGTTCACGCACGTTCGAGTTCGGGAAGGATGATCAGCAGGAAAGCGCGCCGGCGGGAAGGGTCGCTTCGCAGCTCCGTCAGTGGCCGATCCAGCTCCACCTGGTTTCTCCGGCAGCTCCCTACTTCCAGGGGGCGGACGTGCTGCTGGCTGCGGACTGCGTCCCCTTCGCCATGGGGAATTTCCATGCGGACTACCTGAAAGGGAAGTCGCTCGCGATCGCCTGCCCGAAGCTGGACTCGGACCAGGAAATGTACATCGAGAAGATCAAGGCGCTTTGCGAGGAGGCGAAGATAAACACGCTCACGGTGATCGTCATGCAGGTTCCCTGCTGCCGGGGGCTCCTCGGGATCACTCTGGCGGCGGTCAGGAAAAGCGAGCGGAAAGTTCCCGTGCGGTTGGTGGTCGTGAGCCTGCAGGGAGACGTGCTCCAGGAGGACTGGGCGGAAGCGTAG